In a genomic window of Piliocolobus tephrosceles isolate RC106 chromosome 1, ASM277652v3, whole genome shotgun sequence:
- the VCAM1 gene encoding vascular cell adhesion protein 1 isoform X1: MPGKMVVSFGASNILWIVFAASQAFKIETTPESKSLAQIGDSVSLTCSTTGCESPSFSWRTQIDSPLNGKVRNEGTTSTLTMNPVSFGNEHSYLCTATCGSRKLEKGIQVEIYSFPRDPEIRLSGPLEAGKPITVKCLVADVYPFDRLEIDLMKGDRLMKSQEFLEDADRKSLETKSLEVTFTPVIEDIGKVLVCRAKLHIDEMDSVPTEREAVKELQVYISPKNTVISVNPSTRLQEGGSVTMTCSSEGLPPPEIFWSKKLDNGNLQHLSGNATLTLIAMRMEDSGIYVCEGVNLIGKNRKEVELIVQEKPFTVEISPGPRIAAQIGDSVVLTCSVMGCESPSFSWRTQIDSPLSGKVRSEGTNSTLTLSPVSFENEHSYLCTVTCGRKKLEKGIQVELYSFPRDPEIEMGGVLVSESPITVRCKVSSVYPLDRLEIELLKGETVLENKEFLEDTDMKSLENKSLEATFIPTTEDTGKALVCQAKLHIDEMEFEPKQRQSTQMLYVNVAPRDTAILVSPSSVLEEGSSVNMTCLSHGLPAPKILWSRQLPNGELQPISENATLILISTKMEDSGVYVCEGINQAGRSRKEVELIIQVTPKDIKLTAFPSESVKEGDTVIISCTCGNVPETWIILKKKAQTGDTVLKSIDGAYTIQKAQLKDAGVYECESKNKVGSQLRSLTLDVQGRENNKDYFSPELLMLYCASSLIIPAIGMIIYFARKANMKGSYSLVEAQKSKV; this comes from the exons ATGCCTGGGAAGATGGTCGTGAGCTTTGGAGCCTCAAATATACTTTGGATAGTGTTTGCAGCTT cTCAAGCTTTTAAGATCGAGACCACCCCAGAATCTAAATCTCTCGCTCAGATTGGTGACTCCGTCTCATTGACTTGCAGCACCACAGGCTGTGAGTCCCCATCTTTCTCTTGGAGAACCCAGATAGATAGTCCGCTGAATGGGAAGGTGAGGAATGAGGGGACCACGTCTACGCTGACCATGAATCCTGTTAGTTTTGGGAACGAACACTCTTACCTGTGCACAGCAACTTGTGGATCTAGGAAATTGGAAAAAGGAATCCAGGTGGAGATCTACT CTTTTCCTAGGGATCCAGAGATTCGTCTGAGTGGtcctctggaggctgggaagccgaTCACAGTCAAGTGTTTGGTTGCTGATGTATACCCATTTGACAGGCTGGAGATAGACTTAATGAAAGGAGATCGTCTCATGAAGAGTCAGGAATTTCTGGAGGACGCAGACAGGAAGTCCCTGGAAACCAAGAGTTTGGAAGTAACCTTTACTCCTGTCATTGAAGATATTGGGAAAGTTCTGGTTTGCCGAGCTAAATTACACATTGATGAAATGGATTCTGTGCCCACAGAAAGGGAAGCTGTAAAAGAATTGCAAGTCTACA taTCACCCAAGAATACAGTTATTTCTGTGAATCCATCCACAAGGCTACAAGAAGGTGGCTCTGTGACCATGACCTGTTCCAGTGAGGGTCTACCACCTCCAGAGATTTTCTGGAGTAAGAAATTAGATAATGGGAATCTACAGCACCTTTCTGGGAATGCAACTCTCACCTTAATTGCTATGAGGATGGAAGATTCTGGAATTTATGTGTGTGAAGGAGTTAATTTgattgggaaaaacagaaaagaggtaGAATTAATTGTTCAAG AGAAACCATTTACTGTTGAGATCTCCCCTGGACCCCGGATTGCTGCTCAGATCGGAGACTCAGTTGTGTTGACATGTAGTGTTATGGGCTGTGAGTCCCCATCTTTCTCCTGGAGAACCCAGATAGACAGTCCTCTGAGCGGGAAGGTGAGGAGTGAGGGGACCAATTCCACGCTGACCCTGAGCCCTGTGAGTTTTGAGAACGAACACTCTTATCTGTGCACAGTGACTTGTGGACGTAAGAAACTGGAAAAGGGAATCCAGGTGGAGCTCTACT CATTCCCTAGAGATCCAGAAATCGAGATGGGAGGTGTCCTTGTGAGTGAGAGCCCCATCACTGTAAGGTGCAAGGTTTCTAGCGTGTACCCCCTTGACCGGTTGGAGATTGAATTACTTAAGGGGGAGACTGTTCTGGAGAATAAAGAGTTTTTGGAGGATACAGATATGAAATCTCTAGAGAACAAAAGTTTGGAAGCGACCTTCATCCCTACCACTGAAGATACCGGAAAAGCTCTTGTTTGTCAGGCTAAGTTACATATTGATGAAATGGAATTCGAACCCAAACAACGGCAGAGTACACAGATGCTTTATGTCAATG TTGCCCCCAGAGATACAGCCATCTTGGTCAGCCCTTCCTCTGTCCTGGAGGAAGGCAGTTCTGTGAATATGACATGCTTGAGCCATGGCCTTCCTGCTCCGAAAATCCTATGGAGCAGGCAGCTACCTAATGGGGAGCTACAGCCTATTTCTGAGAATGCAACTCTCATCTTAATTTCTACAAAAATGGAAGATTCTGGAGTTTATGTATGTGAAGGAATTAACCAGGCTGGAAGAAGCAGAAAAGAAGTAGAATTAATTATCCAAG TTACTCCAAAAGACATAAAACTTACAGCTTTTCCTTCTGAGAGTGTCAAAGAAGGAGACACTGTCATCATCTCTTGTACATGTGGAAATGTTCCAGAAACATGGATAATCCTGAAGAAAAAAGCACAGACAGGAGACACAGTACTAAAATCGATAGATGGTGCCTATACCATCCAAAAGGCCCAGTTGAAGGATGCGGGGGTATATGAATGTGAATCTAAAAACAAAGTTGGCTCACAATTAAGAAGTTTAACACTTGATGTTCAAG gaagagaaaacaacaaagacTATTTTTCTCCTGAGCTTCTCATGCTCTATTGTGCTTCCTCCTTAATAATACCCGCCATTGGAATGATAATTTACTTTGCAAGAAAAGCCAACATGAAGGGATCATATAGTCTTGTAGAAGCACAGAAATCAAAAGTGTAG
- the VCAM1 gene encoding vascular cell adhesion protein 1 isoform X3, with product MPGKMVVSFGASNILWIVFAASQAFKIETTPESKSLAQIGDSVSLTCSTTGCESPSFSWRTQIDSPLNGKVRNEGTTSTLTMNPVSFGNEHSYLCTATCGSRKLEKGIQVEIYSFPRDPEIRLSGPLEAGKPITVKCLVADVYPFDRLEIDLMKGDRLMKSQEFLEDADRKSLETKSLEVTFTPVIEDIGKVLVCRAKLHIDEMDSVPTEREAVKELQVYISPKNTVISVNPSTRLQEGGSVTMTCSSEGLPPPEIFWSKKLDNGNLQHLSGNATLTLIAMRMEDSGIYVCEGVNLIGKNRKEVELIVQAFPRDPEIEMGGVLVSESPITVRCKVSSVYPLDRLEIELLKGETVLENKEFLEDTDMKSLENKSLEATFIPTTEDTGKALVCQAKLHIDEMEFEPKQRQSTQMLYVNVAPRDTAILVSPSSVLEEGSSVNMTCLSHGLPAPKILWSRQLPNGELQPISENATLILISTKMEDSGVYVCEGINQAGRSRKEVELIIQVTPKDIKLTAFPSESVKEGDTVIISCTCGNVPETWIILKKKAQTGDTVLKSIDGAYTIQKAQLKDAGVYECESKNKVGSQLRSLTLDVQGRENNKDYFSPELLMLYCASSLIIPAIGMIIYFARKANMKGSYSLVEAQKSKV from the exons ATGCCTGGGAAGATGGTCGTGAGCTTTGGAGCCTCAAATATACTTTGGATAGTGTTTGCAGCTT cTCAAGCTTTTAAGATCGAGACCACCCCAGAATCTAAATCTCTCGCTCAGATTGGTGACTCCGTCTCATTGACTTGCAGCACCACAGGCTGTGAGTCCCCATCTTTCTCTTGGAGAACCCAGATAGATAGTCCGCTGAATGGGAAGGTGAGGAATGAGGGGACCACGTCTACGCTGACCATGAATCCTGTTAGTTTTGGGAACGAACACTCTTACCTGTGCACAGCAACTTGTGGATCTAGGAAATTGGAAAAAGGAATCCAGGTGGAGATCTACT CTTTTCCTAGGGATCCAGAGATTCGTCTGAGTGGtcctctggaggctgggaagccgaTCACAGTCAAGTGTTTGGTTGCTGATGTATACCCATTTGACAGGCTGGAGATAGACTTAATGAAAGGAGATCGTCTCATGAAGAGTCAGGAATTTCTGGAGGACGCAGACAGGAAGTCCCTGGAAACCAAGAGTTTGGAAGTAACCTTTACTCCTGTCATTGAAGATATTGGGAAAGTTCTGGTTTGCCGAGCTAAATTACACATTGATGAAATGGATTCTGTGCCCACAGAAAGGGAAGCTGTAAAAGAATTGCAAGTCTACA taTCACCCAAGAATACAGTTATTTCTGTGAATCCATCCACAAGGCTACAAGAAGGTGGCTCTGTGACCATGACCTGTTCCAGTGAGGGTCTACCACCTCCAGAGATTTTCTGGAGTAAGAAATTAGATAATGGGAATCTACAGCACCTTTCTGGGAATGCAACTCTCACCTTAATTGCTATGAGGATGGAAGATTCTGGAATTTATGTGTGTGAAGGAGTTAATTTgattgggaaaaacagaaaagaggtaGAATTAATTGTTCAAG CATTCCCTAGAGATCCAGAAATCGAGATGGGAGGTGTCCTTGTGAGTGAGAGCCCCATCACTGTAAGGTGCAAGGTTTCTAGCGTGTACCCCCTTGACCGGTTGGAGATTGAATTACTTAAGGGGGAGACTGTTCTGGAGAATAAAGAGTTTTTGGAGGATACAGATATGAAATCTCTAGAGAACAAAAGTTTGGAAGCGACCTTCATCCCTACCACTGAAGATACCGGAAAAGCTCTTGTTTGTCAGGCTAAGTTACATATTGATGAAATGGAATTCGAACCCAAACAACGGCAGAGTACACAGATGCTTTATGTCAATG TTGCCCCCAGAGATACAGCCATCTTGGTCAGCCCTTCCTCTGTCCTGGAGGAAGGCAGTTCTGTGAATATGACATGCTTGAGCCATGGCCTTCCTGCTCCGAAAATCCTATGGAGCAGGCAGCTACCTAATGGGGAGCTACAGCCTATTTCTGAGAATGCAACTCTCATCTTAATTTCTACAAAAATGGAAGATTCTGGAGTTTATGTATGTGAAGGAATTAACCAGGCTGGAAGAAGCAGAAAAGAAGTAGAATTAATTATCCAAG TTACTCCAAAAGACATAAAACTTACAGCTTTTCCTTCTGAGAGTGTCAAAGAAGGAGACACTGTCATCATCTCTTGTACATGTGGAAATGTTCCAGAAACATGGATAATCCTGAAGAAAAAAGCACAGACAGGAGACACAGTACTAAAATCGATAGATGGTGCCTATACCATCCAAAAGGCCCAGTTGAAGGATGCGGGGGTATATGAATGTGAATCTAAAAACAAAGTTGGCTCACAATTAAGAAGTTTAACACTTGATGTTCAAG gaagagaaaacaacaaagacTATTTTTCTCCTGAGCTTCTCATGCTCTATTGTGCTTCCTCCTTAATAATACCCGCCATTGGAATGATAATTTACTTTGCAAGAAAAGCCAACATGAAGGGATCATATAGTCTTGTAGAAGCACAGAAATCAAAAGTGTAG
- the VCAM1 gene encoding vascular cell adhesion protein 1 isoform X2: MPGKMVVSFGASNILWIVFAASQAFKIETTPESKSLAQIGDSVSLTCSTTGSFPRDPEIRLSGPLEAGKPITVKCLVADVYPFDRLEIDLMKGDRLMKSQEFLEDADRKSLETKSLEVTFTPVIEDIGKVLVCRAKLHIDEMDSVPTEREAVKELQVYISPKNTVISVNPSTRLQEGGSVTMTCSSEGLPPPEIFWSKKLDNGNLQHLSGNATLTLIAMRMEDSGIYVCEGVNLIGKNRKEVELIVQEKPFTVEISPGPRIAAQIGDSVVLTCSVMGCESPSFSWRTQIDSPLSGKVRSEGTNSTLTLSPVSFENEHSYLCTVTCGRKKLEKGIQVELYSFPRDPEIEMGGVLVSESPITVRCKVSSVYPLDRLEIELLKGETVLENKEFLEDTDMKSLENKSLEATFIPTTEDTGKALVCQAKLHIDEMEFEPKQRQSTQMLYVNVAPRDTAILVSPSSVLEEGSSVNMTCLSHGLPAPKILWSRQLPNGELQPISENATLILISTKMEDSGVYVCEGINQAGRSRKEVELIIQVTPKDIKLTAFPSESVKEGDTVIISCTCGNVPETWIILKKKAQTGDTVLKSIDGAYTIQKAQLKDAGVYECESKNKVGSQLRSLTLDVQGRENNKDYFSPELLMLYCASSLIIPAIGMIIYFARKANMKGSYSLVEAQKSKV, from the exons ATGCCTGGGAAGATGGTCGTGAGCTTTGGAGCCTCAAATATACTTTGGATAGTGTTTGCAGCTT cTCAAGCTTTTAAGATCGAGACCACCCCAGAATCTAAATCTCTCGCTCAGATTGGTGACTCCGTCTCATTGACTTGCAGCACCACAGGCT CTTTTCCTAGGGATCCAGAGATTCGTCTGAGTGGtcctctggaggctgggaagccgaTCACAGTCAAGTGTTTGGTTGCTGATGTATACCCATTTGACAGGCTGGAGATAGACTTAATGAAAGGAGATCGTCTCATGAAGAGTCAGGAATTTCTGGAGGACGCAGACAGGAAGTCCCTGGAAACCAAGAGTTTGGAAGTAACCTTTACTCCTGTCATTGAAGATATTGGGAAAGTTCTGGTTTGCCGAGCTAAATTACACATTGATGAAATGGATTCTGTGCCCACAGAAAGGGAAGCTGTAAAAGAATTGCAAGTCTACA taTCACCCAAGAATACAGTTATTTCTGTGAATCCATCCACAAGGCTACAAGAAGGTGGCTCTGTGACCATGACCTGTTCCAGTGAGGGTCTACCACCTCCAGAGATTTTCTGGAGTAAGAAATTAGATAATGGGAATCTACAGCACCTTTCTGGGAATGCAACTCTCACCTTAATTGCTATGAGGATGGAAGATTCTGGAATTTATGTGTGTGAAGGAGTTAATTTgattgggaaaaacagaaaagaggtaGAATTAATTGTTCAAG AGAAACCATTTACTGTTGAGATCTCCCCTGGACCCCGGATTGCTGCTCAGATCGGAGACTCAGTTGTGTTGACATGTAGTGTTATGGGCTGTGAGTCCCCATCTTTCTCCTGGAGAACCCAGATAGACAGTCCTCTGAGCGGGAAGGTGAGGAGTGAGGGGACCAATTCCACGCTGACCCTGAGCCCTGTGAGTTTTGAGAACGAACACTCTTATCTGTGCACAGTGACTTGTGGACGTAAGAAACTGGAAAAGGGAATCCAGGTGGAGCTCTACT CATTCCCTAGAGATCCAGAAATCGAGATGGGAGGTGTCCTTGTGAGTGAGAGCCCCATCACTGTAAGGTGCAAGGTTTCTAGCGTGTACCCCCTTGACCGGTTGGAGATTGAATTACTTAAGGGGGAGACTGTTCTGGAGAATAAAGAGTTTTTGGAGGATACAGATATGAAATCTCTAGAGAACAAAAGTTTGGAAGCGACCTTCATCCCTACCACTGAAGATACCGGAAAAGCTCTTGTTTGTCAGGCTAAGTTACATATTGATGAAATGGAATTCGAACCCAAACAACGGCAGAGTACACAGATGCTTTATGTCAATG TTGCCCCCAGAGATACAGCCATCTTGGTCAGCCCTTCCTCTGTCCTGGAGGAAGGCAGTTCTGTGAATATGACATGCTTGAGCCATGGCCTTCCTGCTCCGAAAATCCTATGGAGCAGGCAGCTACCTAATGGGGAGCTACAGCCTATTTCTGAGAATGCAACTCTCATCTTAATTTCTACAAAAATGGAAGATTCTGGAGTTTATGTATGTGAAGGAATTAACCAGGCTGGAAGAAGCAGAAAAGAAGTAGAATTAATTATCCAAG TTACTCCAAAAGACATAAAACTTACAGCTTTTCCTTCTGAGAGTGTCAAAGAAGGAGACACTGTCATCATCTCTTGTACATGTGGAAATGTTCCAGAAACATGGATAATCCTGAAGAAAAAAGCACAGACAGGAGACACAGTACTAAAATCGATAGATGGTGCCTATACCATCCAAAAGGCCCAGTTGAAGGATGCGGGGGTATATGAATGTGAATCTAAAAACAAAGTTGGCTCACAATTAAGAAGTTTAACACTTGATGTTCAAG gaagagaaaacaacaaagacTATTTTTCTCCTGAGCTTCTCATGCTCTATTGTGCTTCCTCCTTAATAATACCCGCCATTGGAATGATAATTTACTTTGCAAGAAAAGCCAACATGAAGGGATCATATAGTCTTGTAGAAGCACAGAAATCAAAAGTGTAG